TGAACCTTCAGGCGCTTACGACGATTATCGCATGGTGCTCCCCTCGGGTGCATTCGTCAACGGAGGCAGATGTATGCGCTAGGTCGCGCGCTGCCCCATTCGTGGCATAGATAGGGTGCATTTTTTGTTGGGGGCGTCGTCGGTCCGTGCTGCGACCTGCTGACGCGCCATGTAAGGCATGGTCTCCGTGCCGCGCTGCGCATTACCCTGTAGAAAGGTCGCGCCGGGATAAATCCCGGCGCTGAGCACACGGGCGGAGGCCGCGTCGTGCCCGTCCTTTCAGCCTCGGCGTTTACGCCGGGGCGGGTTTGCATGCGTGCGTTCGCGCATCGGGGCAAAGCGCGCCCTACATCCCGCGCATAATGTGTCACATTGCGCATGGCGTCCTACATTCTGCGCCCCGTATATGGCAGAGCGCCCTCACGCATGCGTCCGCCCCTTGGTGAGTGCACTCCATAGATAGGCGCGGAACGGCGTCCGCGCCCGACCCTGCAAATTTTGCCCCTATGCACGAATGCATCCCGCTCATCGGTAGGTCACACCTCAGATCAGAATGAGAGAAGCGCTCTGATTTGCGCAGCAGATGAATCTGCGCGCAATGCATGGCGAAGCTGGCCTCGCGCCGGCTTTGCTGTCGGTTGCCCGCGACTTCAGTCGCTGGGCCACGTCGCCTGGGGGCAGTACTCCCCCCCTCCGCTCCTATAATCCGCCACGCCGATGACCGCTCATCGCCCCACGCACAGACGCGCCCTCGTTTTGCTCGTCCTGCTGGTCGCGCTGGCCGTGCGCACCTTCGACCTGGCCGGCCAGAGCCTTTGGTACGATGAGGCATTCTCTGTGCTTTTCGCGCAGCACCACGACGCCCTCGCGTTGTTCGTCCGCGCAGCGCAGCTCGACCTGAACACGCCGCTGCACTACGTTCTGCTGAAAGGTTGGATGGCCGGGCTGGGGGAGAGTGAGTTCGCCGTCCGGCTGTTGTCGGTGTTCGCCGGCGCGGCGAGCGTCGCGCTGGCCTACCGGCTGGGGAAGGTCGTCTTACACCGGCCTTCGGTCGTACCTGCGGTGCTGATCGCCCTCTCGCCAGTCTGCGTCCTAGCCGCCCAAGAGACGCGCATGTATGCCTTGGCCGGCAGCCTGTGCCTGGGAGCAACCTTGGCGCTGTTGATGACGCTGCGCGACGACCGGCCGGCGCTTTGGCTGGCGTGGAGCGTGCTTGGCGTGCTGGCCTTCGCGACACATGTGCTTTGCGCGCTGGTGATCGGTGTGCATATCATCGCGGGCATCGTGTTACGCCTCGGCGAAGGGCGCAAGATCAGTCGTCCGCAAGGCTTGGCTGCGGCCGGCGCCAGCCTAGTTATCCTCCTGTGGACGGCGTTCATCTGGCCAAACCGCGCCGACTACGGCGTGAGCTATGCTGCGTCGGCCGACTGGCCGGCGCTGATGGTGCAAACGGCTGCCAGCCAGGCGTTGCCGCGCCTGTTACCCGTGGCGTTGATCACGCCGGCCGGCATCGCCGTCATGATCGCGCTTGCGCTGTCATGTGTCGCGCTGGTTGCGAGACATGACCGGCCGCACCTTGCGGCGGCGCTGGCCGCGATCGCGGTCATGTCGCCGGTCGCCGTCGCGACGTTCTGCGCCGTCGTCGGCAAGTTTTCGCCGCGCTATCCGACCATCGTCGCGCCCATCGTGCTTGCGACCCTCGGCATTGCCATTGCCGGCGCGCTGCAACGTGGTCGGGTTGGGCAAGCGCTGGCGCGCGCCGGATTCACCGCACTCGCCCTGGGATTCGGCGTGGCGTTGCTCGCGCTGCGCACCAGCCCGCTCTACGCCAACGAAGACTTCCGCGGCGCGGTGTCCTACATCCGCGCGCACCTGCAGCCGGATGAGCGCGTGGTGCTGGTCTCCGGTCACTTCGCGCCGGCCTTCGAGTATTACTGGACCGGCGCGGCAGACGCCTGGGTCGCTTTGCCGCCCGACCCGGTGCTGAACGTGCGCAACACGCTGACCTACACCGGCGTCGTGCCGGCGACGAACGCGGCGCTGGCCGGCATGGGTGGAGCATGGCTATTGCTGTGGCAGGACGATGTGATTGATCCGACCGGCGTCGTGCCGGCGCTGCTGCGCCGCCAGGCGCAGGCCTTCGCACCGCAGCCCGATACGCCGCAGTTCGCCGGCCTGCGCCTGCAGCGCTATCGCTTCTTTCGGCCATACCGTCCGCTGCCGGAGCAAATCCCGCCGAGCGAAGCCGTGATCGAGCACAATCGCCCCGAAGTTGGACTGCGCAGCCTGGGCTGTGTGCAGCCGCAGCCGGCCCGTGCCGGGGATGGCTTCATGGAGGTGCAGTGCTTTTGGCAAACCCAGCCGTTCGTGCCGCTGTCGGTATATACGAAAGTGTCATTGCGGCTGGCCGATGCACAGGGCAAGCAGGCGCTGCAATCCGACCAGCCCATCGCCTTCAACGGCTTCCCCTATACGCCGTTCGAGAAGCCGATCTGGGGGGTATATCTCATCCCGCTGCCGCCCGATCTCCAAGCAGGGGATTACACCTTGCGCGTCGTCCCCTACACCGAATCGGGTGAGATTTCGCCGCAGGTGTCGTTGCCGGTCGAGGTGCTGCCTCGTTGAGGCGTGATCACCGGCATACGATGTTCGGATCGGGGGGAGACAGCGCCAGCGCCAACGCATCGCCGTCCAGCCGCACGCCTTGTGCGTCGGTGGCCGGCAAGCGTTCGCCGGTCACGTAGTCGTATAGCCCGACGTAGAGCGTTGCGCCGGCGGCGCCCGGCGCAATGAGCATCCGCCGGTCAACGATATCGCGATCGAGGGGTAATTGAGCGAACGGCAGCAGCCCTTGCAGCGGCGCGCCGTCGCTCTGGGCCAGCTTGGCACCGTTCGCGTCCAGCGCTTGGACGAACGCCGAGAGCGTCGGAGCCAGTTCGCGCGCAGATGGCGAGCCTCGCCATTGCAGCGCCACCACCCATCCTTCGCGGCAAGGCTGGATGTGGTATTGCGCGAGCGCCGGCCCGCCGGCGAAGGTGACGACGGTTTGCGCGGGGCGCTGTTCCGTCGCGCCACCGATCCAGTCGGTGCGCAGTCCTTCGCTCAGGTAATGCGTCTGCAGCACGCGCGCGGCGTTGTGCAGTTGCGCCGAGTCGAACGGCTCGCCGAACGTCTGGAAGGCATACGGGCGCGACGGGTGGCCGGGCAAGGCGAGCCGGACCAGGCGCACATCGCGGTCGAGGCCAGTATTGGCCAGCGTTAGGTCGCTGCCCTCCACGTAGTCGGCCAGCACGATGGCGCCCTCGGAGAACATCGGGAAGCGACGCGCCGGCGGCGCGACCCACTCCGGCGCATTGATCACCAGCAACTGGTCACCAGGGGTAAGTTGTGCGCCGGCGAGGGCAATGGCTTGCACCGGCTCATTGGCGCGGGCGAGGAGCGCCTGGTGATCACGCACGTGCCAAGCGCCTGCCAGGCCGAGGGTAGCGATGACCGTGCCGGCAAGCGCGACCCGAATGCGCGGGACGAGCCGAGCTGCCAACGCCCATACGAGCGATGCCCAGGTGATCGCCACGCCAGCGCTTGCGAGGTAGAACACGCGCGGCGCGTTCTGCACATAGCCGGTGGGCAGGCGCAGCACCGGCAGCGCGACGGACGCCGCGAACAGCAGCAATCCCAGCAGAGCGGCGTCGTCCATCCCGCCGCGCAGGGCGAGGGCACACAGTGAAAGCAGCAGCGCAGTCGCCAGAAGCACGGCGACCTCGGCCGGCAGGCCCAGCGGCGACAGCAGCAGCGTGAGCGGGTAGGTCAGCGTCTGCAGCGCGATCAATGCGCGGGTCATGGCGTCGCCAAACGCGAAGGTCCACTCCGGCGACGCGCCTTTTGGCATGAGCTGGTAAAGCACGGCATAGGCGCCGGCCAGCCCGACCACGATCAGAAACGACCATGCCTCACGCGCCCACCGGCGGGTTCGCACGGCGCGGATCGCTTCGTAGGCCAGCGCAAAGCCAGCGACGCTCAGGCCGATTTCGTTGGAGAGGAACGCAAGCGTGCATAGGCCGAGGCAAGTGACCCACCACGCAGCGCGCCGCCGAGTCGGGCCGGACTGCCGTGCGCGCGCGTAGCACAGCATCGCCAGTTGGATGAACAGCAGCGCCAATAGGTGGTTCAGGCCGGCGGGGAGCGCCACGGCCTGAACGGCGAACGGATTCAGCGCGAAGAGAAAGGCAGCGCCGAACGCCATGCCGCCAGTTTGCCGGCCTAGCATGGCGGGCATGAATTTGAGCAGCAACAGCGTGTTGGCGGCGTGAGCGACGATGCACGAGACGTGCAGGAGCAGCGGCCCGGATGCGCCGGCAGCGGCGGCCAGCCGGTAGTAGGCCAGATATAGCGGCCGGTAATAGCCGAAATTTTGCGTCCGCGTGAACAGGTCGAACAGCGTGAAGTCGCGCGCCATCCGCACGCTCCACGCGTCGTCGAACGACAGCGGCAGGGATAGGCTGGGCCAGTAAGAGGCGACCAACGCTACGACCAGCGCGGCTACTGCAAGCGGCGCGATCAGCCGGCGCGCTTTGGCGTGGGATGCAGGTTCCATAGCAGGCAGCGTGGTCGGTCGGGCATGCTTCGCGCTAATTTTGCCATGCGGGTGACGGAATGCGTTCACACATCGTACAATTCTTCGCGCTCGATCCACCCCATGCCCTCGTCCCGCTTCGACTGCGCTGCGTTCCGGTCGTTTCTCGCGCTCGCCTTGGCCGGCGTGCTCTATCTGAGCATTGCGCTGGCGAACCTCAGCCTGCCCGGCCCAAATTACGATGAAGTGGCAGACGCCATCCCGGCGTTGGAGCTGCTGCGCGGCGAGTGGCCGGCCAGCGCGCTGAAGACGATCCGCGTCTTCGGCCAGCCCATGCCGATCATGATGCTGCACTACATCGGCCCGACCTCGATCTACACCAGCCTGGCCGGCTTCGCGTTGTTCGGCATCTCCGTTGAGTCGCTGCGGTTGACGCAGACGTTGATCGGCTTGCTCACCCTGATCCTCACCTGGGCACTGGCGCGCGTGTGGTTCGACGATCGCGTCGCGGCGCTGGCGGTCGTGCTCGCGGCGACTGCGCCGGTCTTCGTGTGGTGGCATCGCGCAGGCGCATTCTTCTCGTCGCCCCTGCTGCCGATCGCGCTGAGCATCATGCTCCTGCTCACGTCCTGGCAGCGCACGCAACGCACTGCGCCACTCGTCGCGGCCTGTTTCCTGTTCGGCCTGGGCTGCGCCACTAAATTGCTGTTTGCTTGGGTGCTAGGCCCTATCGCGCTCACGGCGTTCATCGGCCTGGGTGCGAGAGAGACGATTACCCGGCTGCGTACGATTTCGCCTGCGACGTTGGCCGGATGCGCGGCGGCCTGCATGTTGGGGCTGACGCCGTTCGTGATCCACAACGTCCCCGGCCTGGACTCGTTCCGCTTCATCGCACAGAATGCGCTACGCTCCCGGCTCTACGGTCACGACAACTTAGAGCCTATCTCTAAACCTCGCATTTGCGCCAACAGATGATGGCGCAGGCGAAAAACAGCAGGGACAGATAATTGCTCGCCTTCTTCTCCCAGCGAATCAGCAACCGACGAAAGCGATTGAGCCATGAATGAGTCACTTCGACCACCCAGCGGCGCGACTTGCGTCGGCCCGGCTTGCGCCGGCGTTTTTTTGGGCGTTCTCCTTGTCCGGCACATGGATTTCGTAGCCATGTGCCTGCGCCACCTGACGGCAGGGTTCGCCGCTGTAAGCTTTGTCCAGACACAGATTCTGCGGGACGGTTTGCGGGTCAGGTCGCTCCACCGGCATGGCATCCAGCGTGGACTCCAGCAACGCGCTATCCGGCGTGTTCGCCCCGCTGACCACGATCGACAACGGCACACCCTGCTCATCCACCAACAGACTGCGCTTGACGCCCCTTTTGGCGCGATCCGTAGGGTTTTTGCCTGTCTTTTCGCCCCCCAGCGGGGCCTTGGTCATCGCCCCGTCGCCCGCTTGCCACTTCCAGGCGATCCCTTTGACCTCGTCATACTCCGCCAAACCCGCCTGCCACATGCGCTTGAAGACGCCCGCCTGCACCCAGCGCTGAAAGTAGCGATGGACTGTCTTTCCCGATCCATACTCTTTCGGC
The window above is part of the Candidatus Roseilinea sp. genome. Proteins encoded here:
- a CDS encoding hypothetical protein (possible pseudo, frameshifted): MTGILYALRTGIPWNAMPKEYGSGKTVHRYFQRWVQAGVFKRMWQAGLAEYDEVKGIAWKWQAGDGAMTKAPLGGEKTGKNPTDRAKRGVKRSLLVDEQGVPLSIVVSGANTPDSALLESTLDAMPVERPDPQTVPQNLCLDKAYSGEPCRQVAQAHGYEIHVPDKENAQKNAGASRADASRAAGWSK